A stretch of Sulfurimonas xiamenensis DNA encodes these proteins:
- the leuA gene encoding 2-isopropylmalate synthase — protein MKNIPAGKYRPYPKIDLPNRKWPNNTITKAPKWCSVDLRDGNQALINPMNMDKKLELFSLLLKIGFKEIEVGFPSASKIEFDFLRRLVNDKLIPDDVTIQVLVQAREHLIAKTFEALKGVKKATIHLYNSTSTAQRKMVFKKSKEEIIALALEGVDLVKKYEKKHDGEIFLEYSPESFTGTELEFAAKISNAVTARWGISDKRKVIINLPATVEMSTPNVYADQVEWMSEHLDNRENVIISTHTHNDRGTSVAATELALLAGADRVEGTLLSNGERTGNVDIITLALNMTTQGVESNLDFSNVNEVIDVVERCTEIKTHVRHPYVGELVYTAFSGSHQDAINKGLAHRKASKEVFWEVPYLPIDPEDVGRSYESIIRINSQSGKGGVAYILEKNFGYQLPKAMHPEIGKLVQNVSDKKGQELSSEEILKIFEDNYFHVKEHISLTDFTVSSVKGISKCTLTYIYNGKEITVEGEGNGPVDACKDALMKNYKNDFIINSYYEHSYGNQSSAKAIAYIEIQTKDTLSCFGVGADNDIATASVKALFCALNRTFH, from the coding sequence ATGAAAAATATTCCAGCGGGAAAATATCGTCCCTATCCAAAAATAGATTTGCCAAATAGAAAATGGCCAAACAATACAATAACAAAAGCTCCGAAATGGTGCAGTGTTGATTTACGCGATGGTAATCAAGCACTTATAAATCCAATGAACATGGATAAAAAACTTGAACTTTTTTCACTCTTACTCAAAATCGGATTTAAAGAGATAGAAGTTGGCTTTCCATCCGCATCAAAAATTGAATTTGATTTTTTGAGACGCTTAGTTAATGACAAACTTATTCCTGATGATGTAACGATACAAGTTTTGGTTCAGGCAAGAGAACATCTTATCGCTAAAACTTTTGAAGCATTAAAAGGTGTAAAAAAAGCAACTATTCATCTTTACAACTCAACATCAACAGCACAACGCAAAATGGTTTTTAAAAAATCAAAAGAGGAGATAATCGCTCTTGCACTTGAAGGTGTTGATTTGGTTAAAAAATATGAGAAAAAACATGATGGAGAGATATTTTTAGAGTACTCGCCTGAGAGTTTTACCGGAACCGAGCTTGAGTTTGCAGCAAAGATATCAAATGCGGTAACTGCAAGATGGGGCATAAGCGATAAACGAAAAGTCATTATCAACTTGCCGGCAACCGTAGAGATGTCAACCCCAAATGTGTATGCCGATCAAGTTGAATGGATGAGCGAGCATTTAGACAACAGAGAAAATGTCATTATCTCAACTCATACACACAACGACAGAGGAACAAGTGTAGCTGCTACAGAGTTGGCACTTTTAGCAGGAGCTGACAGAGTAGAAGGAACACTTTTAAGCAACGGTGAGAGAACTGGAAATGTCGATATCATAACACTTGCACTTAATATGACAACACAGGGTGTTGAATCAAATCTTGATTTTAGCAATGTAAATGAAGTCATAGATGTGGTTGAAAGATGCACTGAAATAAAAACCCATGTTCGTCATCCATATGTTGGAGAGTTGGTTTATACTGCATTTTCAGGTTCACATCAAGATGCAATTAACAAGGGCTTGGCACATAGAAAAGCAAGCAAAGAAGTTTTTTGGGAAGTTCCGTATCTGCCGATAGATCCTGAAGATGTCGGAAGAAGCTATGAGAGTATTATTCGTATTAATTCTCAATCGGGAAAAGGCGGAGTAGCATATATATTAGAGAAAAACTTTGGATACCAGCTTCCAAAAGCGATGCATCCTGAAATTGGAAAACTTGTTCAAAATGTTAGCGATAAAAAAGGTCAGGAACTAAGCAGTGAAGAGATTCTTAAAATTTTTGAAGATAACTATTTTCATGTAAAAGAGCATATCTCTTTAACCGATTTTACCGTTTCATCCGTAAAAGGCATTTCTAAATGCACTTTAACCTATATCTACAACGGCAAAGAGATTACAGTTGAAGGTGAAGGAAATGGCCCTGTAGATGCATGTAAAGATGCTTTAATGAAAAACTATAAAAATGATTTTATTATAAACTCATACTACGAGCACTCTTATGGGAATCAAAGTTCTGCAAAGGCCATAGCATATATTGAAATACAAACCAAAGATACTCTCTCATGTTTTGGCGTAGGAGCAGATAATGATATAGCGACGGCATCTGTTAAAGCTCTCTTTTGTGCTTTAAATAGAACCTTTCATTAA
- a CDS encoding DUF523 domain-containing protein translates to MLKAIISACLLGECCRYDGKTKAVDAVVEKYKDFKIIPFCPEAPLFGTPRERINVVEIDGENRIITDKSNIDVTKLLRDEINSFIKENPQADAIVLKSKSPSCGLGTTPILNEKKEVLKFGNGIAAEIFLREYKGINIADELLI, encoded by the coding sequence ATGTTAAAGGCAATTATCAGTGCATGTCTGCTCGGAGAGTGCTGCCGCTATGACGGCAAAACAAAAGCTGTAGATGCGGTTGTAGAGAAGTATAAAGATTTTAAGATCATCCCTTTTTGTCCGGAAGCACCTCTTTTTGGTACTCCAAGAGAAAGAATAAATGTTGTTGAAATTGATGGAGAAAATAGGATTATTACAGATAAGAGCAATATAGATGTAACAAAATTATTGAGAGATGAGATAAACTCTTTTATAAAAGAGAATCCGCAAGCCGACGCAATAGTGCTTAAATCCAAGTCGCCTAGCTGTGGGCTGGGAACTACACCTATTTTAAATGAAAAAAAAGAGGTGTTAAAATTTGGAAACGGCATAGCAGCTGAAATTTTTTTAAGAGAGTATAAGGGTATAAATATAGCAGATGAGTTATTAATATAG
- the maf gene encoding septum formation inhibitor Maf, giving the protein MIRLASSSSTRAKLLLEAGIEFVQQSVDFDEESIIASSPKNFVYQATLGKFEANLKEFGFKEYPLLVADTVVTSQGHILRKAKCIEDARNILLTQSGNSTSIITCMIYLSKREKIIDISTTEYLFKRFDLDDIERYLLSGDWRQKAGACMVEGFCKPYIKSVKGHESTAMGLNVEILKRFAL; this is encoded by the coding sequence ATGATACGGCTTGCTTCATCCTCATCAACTCGTGCGAAACTGCTTTTAGAAGCGGGAATAGAGTTTGTTCAGCAGAGCGTGGATTTTGATGAAGAGAGCATAATTGCCTCATCTCCTAAAAATTTTGTATATCAGGCAACTCTTGGAAAATTTGAAGCAAATTTAAAAGAGTTTGGTTTTAAAGAGTATCCTCTTTTGGTCGCCGATACCGTAGTTACCTCTCAAGGTCATATTCTTAGAAAAGCAAAATGTATTGAAGATGCGCGAAATATTTTACTGACGCAAAGTGGAAATAGTACAAGCATTATTACATGCATGATTTATCTCTCAAAAAGAGAAAAAATCATTGATATTTCAACAACAGAGTATCTTTTTAAGAGATTTGATTTGGATGATATAGAGAGATATCTTTTAAGTGGAGATTGGCGTCAAAAAGCGGGTGCATGTATGGTTGAGGGTTTTTGCAAGCCCTATATTAAAAGTGTAAAGGGTCATGAGAGCACAGCTATGGGCCTTAATGTTGAAATATTAAAAAGATTTGCTTTATAA
- a CDS encoding penicillin-binding protein 1A — protein sequence MRIIKNIFFTLFLIGFLTPFAVLAYFLVGKDYDISSLVNYNPPVTTRFYDKNDEKIANIFEKEHRYYAYFDEIPPRAIEALLAIEDTTFFEHPGINIDAIFRAIIKDIKAGKLVEGASTITQQLVKNKLLTREKKLSRKVKELIYSLKLERVLTKEQILERYLNEIYFGHGYYGIKTAADGYFHKKLGDLTLKEIAMLVGLPKAPSTYAPTKNYEISMGRANRVIARMYDLGWIDKDTYSNALLEKPEVYDDTLTQNSAPFIVDEVLRRAPELGIDDIKTGGYEIYTTIDMRLQEAAKDSLKKAYEMSLERIEGYKAYDNSQSNTTLLNGALVSLDSKTGDILALVGSVDYKKSSYNRATQGRRQPGSAFKPFIYQVAIDLGYSGATELIDIARTYTYEKDGEELKWQPKNYEKNYKGLLTLREALVHSRNLATVNLVNDIGLSQLLREFKKFGISNLPRNMSIALGSITLSPLQLAKYYTSFANSGIQVEPHLIRYINKGATTIYEKREKARFITEETQAYIMTTILQDVVRRGTGRRADVKGIELAGKTGTTNNNIDGWFAGYSPTIETVVWFGNDDNTPMHKRETGGMIAGPAFSMYYENVLKLYPQIQRKFEPPEGIIEVDINGRKEYFSDISKPPRAESDVNADEMLLF from the coding sequence ATGAGAATAATTAAAAATATATTTTTTACACTTTTTTTGATTGGTTTTTTAACTCCATTTGCAGTGCTTGCATATTTCTTAGTCGGAAAAGATTATGACATATCATCGCTGGTTAATTACAATCCGCCTGTTACAACAAGATTTTATGATAAAAATGATGAAAAAATCGCAAATATTTTTGAAAAAGAGCACAGATACTATGCATATTTCGATGAGATTCCGCCTAGAGCAATAGAGGCACTCTTAGCGATAGAAGACACCACCTTTTTTGAACATCCCGGTATAAATATAGATGCTATTTTTAGAGCAATTATAAAAGATATAAAAGCAGGTAAGCTGGTTGAAGGGGCAAGCACTATTACACAGCAATTGGTAAAAAATAAACTTTTGACAAGAGAGAAAAAATTATCAAGAAAAGTAAAAGAGCTTATCTATTCACTTAAGTTAGAGAGAGTTTTAACAAAAGAGCAGATACTTGAAAGATATTTAAATGAGATCTATTTCGGTCATGGATATTACGGCATTAAAACAGCAGCTGATGGATATTTTCACAAAAAATTAGGTGATCTTACTTTAAAAGAGATAGCAATGCTAGTAGGTTTGCCAAAAGCTCCAAGCACTTATGCCCCAACCAAAAATTATGAGATATCTATGGGCAGGGCAAATCGTGTAATAGCGAGAATGTATGATCTTGGTTGGATAGATAAAGATACATATAGCAATGCGTTGTTAGAGAAACCGGAAGTTTATGATGATACATTAACACAAAACAGTGCTCCATTTATAGTAGACGAGGTGCTAAGAAGAGCTCCGGAGTTAGGCATAGATGATATAAAAACAGGCGGTTATGAGATATATACAACCATAGATATGAGACTTCAAGAAGCTGCAAAGGATTCTCTGAAAAAAGCTTATGAGATGTCATTGGAGAGAATTGAGGGTTATAAAGCTTATGATAATTCACAAAGCAATACTACTCTTTTAAACGGTGCGCTTGTCTCTTTGGATTCAAAAACTGGGGATATTTTAGCGCTAGTCGGCAGTGTTGATTATAAAAAAAGCTCCTATAATAGAGCTACACAGGGTCGCCGTCAGCCAGGCTCTGCTTTTAAGCCGTTTATATATCAAGTTGCTATAGATTTGGGTTATTCTGGGGCAACGGAACTGATTGATATCGCCAGAACATACACATATGAAAAAGATGGGGAAGAGTTAAAGTGGCAGCCAAAAAATTATGAAAAAAACTATAAAGGTCTTTTAACACTTAGAGAGGCGCTTGTTCACTCAAGAAATCTTGCTACAGTAAATCTTGTAAATGATATCGGTTTGTCACAGCTGCTTAGAGAGTTTAAAAAGTTTGGTATTTCAAATCTTCCTCGTAATATGTCTATTGCACTCGGGAGTATAACGCTTTCACCTCTACAGTTGGCAAAGTACTATACATCATTTGCAAACTCTGGTATTCAAGTTGAACCGCATTTGATACGGTATATAAACAAAGGTGCAACTACAATTTATGAAAAAAGAGAAAAGGCCCGTTTTATTACAGAGGAGACTCAGGCTTATATAATGACAACAATACTTCAAGATGTTGTAAGAAGAGGTACAGGAAGACGAGCAGATGTTAAAGGTATAGAACTTGCAGGAAAAACAGGAACAACAAACAACAATATAGACGGCTGGTTCGCAGGTTATTCGCCCACTATAGAGACCGTTGTGTGGTTTGGAAATGATGATAATACGCCGATGCATAAAAGAGAAACAGGCGGTATGATAGCCGGACCGGCTTTTTCGATGTACTATGAAAATGTGTTAAAACTTTACCCGCAGATTCAAAGAAAGTTTGAGCCCCCAGAGGGAATTATTGAGGTAGATATAAATGGAAGAAAAGAGTATTTTAGTGATATATCAAAGCCGCCTCGTGCAGAGAGTGATGTAAATGCTGATGAGATGCTTCTATTTTGA
- a CDS encoding ATP-binding cassette domain-containing protein → MNISKLQITINKKKLVDIAFNITSSLALVGQSGSGKSLTIKALLGMLPESMEVKLEYENSFKLTAGETLAFVPQNPFTALSPLTKIKRQFFIPLPKIQKLFAQVGLDIELLERFPPELSGGQLQRVVIAMALSSEPELILLDEPTTALDPKTRTVILNLLKALQNEFGFKMLFVTHDMNSAKIVCEDICIIKEGRVVESGKMEDILQNPVAEYTKILMDANFANREFRI, encoded by the coding sequence ATGAATATCTCAAAATTGCAAATAACAATTAATAAAAAAAAATTAGTAGATATAGCGTTTAATATTACCTCCTCGCTGGCTCTTGTAGGTCAGAGCGGAAGCGGTAAAAGTTTGACTATTAAAGCGTTGCTTGGAATGCTTCCTGAGAGTATGGAGGTGAAGTTGGAGTATGAAAACAGCTTTAAACTCACTGCCGGGGAGACTTTGGCTTTTGTGCCTCAAAACCCATTTACAGCACTCTCTCCTCTTACAAAAATAAAGAGACAGTTTTTTATTCCACTGCCAAAAATTCAAAAACTTTTTGCTCAAGTCGGATTGGATATTGAACTATTAGAGAGGTTTCCTCCGGAGCTTTCAGGGGGACAGCTTCAAAGAGTTGTCATTGCCATGGCACTAAGCAGTGAGCCCGAACTTATTTTACTAGATGAACCCACAACTGCACTCGATCCTAAAACAAGAACTGTTATTTTAAACCTTTTAAAAGCTCTTCAAAATGAGTTTGGTTTTAAAATGCTTTTTGTAACACATGATATGAATTCTGCTAAAATAGTGTGTGAAGATATATGTATTATAAAAGAGGGCAGAGTTGTAGAGAGTGGAAAAATGGAAGATATATTGCAAAATCCGGTTGCTGAATATACAAAAATTTTAATGGATGCAAATTTTGCAAATAGGGAATTTAGAATATGA
- a CDS encoding aminotransferase class I/II-fold pyridoxal phosphate-dependent enzyme, which produces MYYDKELQALKKSKRYRTREIVDTNILDFASNDYLGLSHKRELHESTCKALSALPFHSSKASLLVNGYHQIHKDFETALCEANGFEEGVILGSGFNANIALIESLVRRDDALFMDEKYHASGVLATQIKSINVIFFPHNDMSELEKLLESSDAKRKIVAVEGIYSMDGDLVHQDVFAICDRYDALLIVDEAHSSGVVGDKLMGVFDYYGVVIKPNYIKMGTLGKAYGSFGAFILASSHIIEYLINRAKPIIYATSLSLYDTLLAHNALKYILKNRESLKKEISLRKQIIYKELGIKTDSLIVPIVINDNKKVIEIRDKLKNLGYAVGGIRQPTVESAIIRLIARVGNSCEELRELCINLAKIK; this is translated from the coding sequence ATGTATTACGATAAAGAGCTGCAGGCACTAAAAAAATCAAAAAGATATAGAACAAGAGAGATTGTTGATACAAATATCTTAGATTTTGCATCCAATGATTATCTTGGTTTATCGCATAAAAGGGAACTTCATGAATCTACATGCAAAGCCCTTTCAGCACTACCGTTTCACAGCTCAAAAGCCTCCCTTTTAGTCAATGGATATCATCAGATTCACAAAGATTTTGAAACGGCTTTATGTGAAGCAAACGGTTTTGAAGAGGGTGTGATTTTAGGAAGTGGATTTAATGCAAATATTGCTTTAATTGAGTCATTGGTTCGAAGAGATGATGCTCTTTTTATGGATGAGAAGTATCACGCTTCGGGAGTATTGGCAACTCAAATAAAGAGTATAAATGTTATATTTTTTCCTCATAATGATATGAGTGAACTAGAGAAGCTGCTAGAGTCATCAGATGCAAAGAGAAAAATTGTTGCAGTAGAGGGAATCTACTCTATGGATGGTGATTTGGTTCATCAGGATGTCTTTGCTATCTGTGACAGATATGATGCGTTATTGATAGTAGATGAGGCTCATAGCAGCGGAGTTGTGGGAGATAAACTTATGGGAGTTTTTGATTATTATGGTGTTGTCATAAAACCAAACTATATAAAAATGGGAACTCTTGGAAAAGCGTATGGAAGTTTTGGGGCTTTTATATTGGCATCTTCACATATTATAGAGTATCTGATAAACCGTGCAAAACCTATTATTTATGCAACTTCGCTTTCACTCTACGATACACTTTTAGCGCATAATGCATTGAAGTATATACTGAAAAATAGAGAGTCGCTTAAAAAAGAGATAAGTTTAAGAAAACAGATAATTTATAAGGAGCTGGGTATTAAAACCGATAGTTTGATTGTTCCTATAGTTATAAATGATAATAAAAAAGTTATAGAAATCCGTGATAAACTTAAAAATCTTGGATATGCGGTCGGAGGTATTAGACAGCCGACTGTAGAATCTGCAATTATACGGCTTATAGCAAGAGTAGGTAATAGTTGTGAAGAATTAAGAGAGCTATGTATAAATTTAGCTAAAATTAAATAA
- the alaS gene encoding alanine--tRNA ligase, which translates to MDIREEFLRFFESKKHDRVASSPLVPDDASLLFNNAGMVPFKSIFTGEVPAPQNPRAVSCQTCIRAGGKHNDLENVGYTARHHTFFEMLGNFSFGDYFKEEAIEYAWEFITEVLKFPKEKLWITVHESDDEAELLWQKHVSKDRIMRLGDKDNFWQMGDTGPCGPCSEIFYDQGAENFYSSEDYMGGEGDRFLEIWNLVFMQYERSADGQLTPLPKPSIDTGMGLERVVAISEGATSNYSSSLFMPIINEIEKLIGKEYVYATGASYRVIADHIRTVLFLLAQGVNFSNEGRGYVLRRILRRGVRHGYLLGFTEPFMYKLIDTVVSIMGKEYDYLAQKAAVVKEQTELEEARFFKTIASGIELFNEELKNTGNVFSGEVAFKLYDTFGFPLDLTEDMLREKNLTLDLDTFEELMQEQRSRAKAAWKGSGDDVVHGDFKELLEKFGENSFVGYESISHAGRVLALLDENYHHADKLIAGSKGWAFLDTTPFYAESGGQCGDIGELKGFAKVEDTKKFFGLNLSKISLEKELKVGDIVESHVDISRNEITKHHSATHLLHAVLFDVLGDHISQAGSLVEADRLRFDFSHPKALTHAELVEIETRVNNQIMRALPRKTEIMNIEDAKKSGAKAQFGEKYGDEVRVVSFDDASIEFCGGVHVDNTAVIGSFIITKESGVSAGVRRIEAVCGHAAYKHFAQQRTLIKEIQSEVKNLDVIAGIARLKSNISELKEELNEALHSIKVEIKANEINGVSVVVDELSSGDIKEKIDELKNQNEKLCAMLFQVKGDKVLIAAGVKGSNAKAGEWIKKIAPILGGGGGGRPDFAQAGGKDISKIAEAKEEAMKFITEVLS; encoded by the coding sequence ATGGATATTAGAGAAGAATTTTTAAGATTTTTTGAATCAAAAAAACACGATAGAGTAGCGAGTTCACCGCTTGTCCCTGATGATGCTTCGCTGCTGTTTAATAATGCAGGAATGGTGCCTTTTAAGTCTATTTTTACAGGCGAGGTACCGGCTCCGCAAAATCCTAGAGCAGTTTCATGCCAAACATGTATCCGTGCAGGCGGAAAGCATAATGATTTGGAAAATGTAGGGTATACGGCAAGACATCATACTTTTTTTGAGATGCTTGGCAACTTTAGTTTCGGAGATTATTTCAAAGAAGAAGCTATTGAGTATGCATGGGAGTTTATAACCGAGGTCTTGAAATTTCCTAAAGAGAAGTTATGGATAACTGTGCATGAGAGCGATGATGAAGCAGAACTTCTTTGGCAAAAACATGTAAGCAAAGATAGAATTATGAGACTTGGAGATAAAGATAACTTCTGGCAGATGGGAGATACAGGACCATGCGGACCATGCAGTGAAATCTTTTATGATCAGGGCGCAGAGAATTTTTACTCATCAGAAGATTATATGGGCGGAGAAGGCGATAGATTTTTAGAGATATGGAATCTTGTCTTTATGCAGTATGAAAGAAGCGCTGATGGTCAGTTGACTCCGCTTCCAAAGCCTTCAATTGATACGGGAATGGGTCTAGAGCGTGTTGTTGCTATTAGCGAAGGGGCTACCAGCAACTACTCATCATCGCTATTTATGCCAATAATCAATGAGATTGAAAAGCTTATAGGCAAAGAGTATGTTTACGCAACAGGGGCATCATATCGCGTAATAGCTGATCATATACGAACAGTGCTTTTTCTTCTTGCGCAGGGTGTAAATTTCTCAAACGAGGGGCGCGGCTATGTACTTCGCCGTATTCTTCGCCGTGGTGTTAGACATGGATATCTTCTTGGTTTTACTGAGCCATTTATGTATAAACTTATCGATACTGTTGTCTCTATTATGGGGAAAGAGTATGATTACTTAGCTCAAAAAGCGGCTGTGGTAAAAGAGCAGACAGAACTTGAAGAGGCAAGATTTTTTAAAACAATCGCTTCAGGAATTGAACTTTTTAATGAAGAGTTGAAAAATACCGGGAATGTTTTTAGCGGTGAGGTTGCGTTTAAACTCTATGATACATTTGGTTTTCCGCTTGATTTAACTGAAGATATGTTGAGAGAGAAAAACTTAACACTTGATTTGGATACATTCGAAGAGTTGATGCAAGAGCAGAGAAGTCGTGCAAAAGCTGCTTGGAAGGGCAGTGGAGATGATGTGGTTCATGGAGATTTTAAAGAGCTTTTAGAGAAGTTTGGCGAAAACAGTTTTGTTGGATATGAGAGTATAAGCCACGCAGGCAGGGTTTTAGCGCTTTTAGATGAGAACTACCATCATGCAGATAAACTTATTGCAGGCTCAAAAGGGTGGGCTTTTTTAGATACTACCCCATTTTACGCTGAGAGCGGCGGACAGTGTGGAGATATTGGAGAACTTAAAGGTTTCGCAAAAGTAGAAGATACAAAGAAATTTTTTGGACTGAATCTTTCAAAAATTTCATTAGAAAAAGAGCTCAAAGTTGGAGATATTGTTGAATCACATGTAGATATTTCAAGAAATGAGATAACAAAACATCACTCTGCTACACATCTGCTTCATGCGGTGCTTTTTGATGTTTTGGGAGATCATATTTCTCAAGCAGGCTCATTGGTGGAAGCAGACAGACTTCGATTTGATTTTTCACATCCAAAGGCGCTTACACATGCAGAGTTGGTTGAAATAGAAACAAGAGTAAATAACCAAATAATGCGCGCACTGCCTAGAAAAACAGAAATTATGAATATAGAAGATGCTAAAAAATCAGGTGCAAAAGCGCAGTTTGGCGAAAAATACGGTGATGAGGTAAGAGTTGTAAGTTTTGATGATGCAAGCATTGAATTTTGCGGCGGTGTACATGTAGACAACACGGCAGTTATCGGTTCGTTTATCATCACTAAAGAGAGTGGTGTAAGCGCCGGCGTAAGACGCATAGAAGCAGTTTGCGGACATGCAGCGTATAAGCATTTTGCTCAGCAAAGAACTCTGATTAAAGAGATTCAATCTGAGGTAAAAAATCTTGATGTTATTGCAGGTATTGCAAGATTAAAATCAAATATTTCTGAGTTAAAAGAGGAGCTTAATGAAGCCCTTCACAGCATAAAAGTTGAGATAAAAGCAAATGAAATCAACGGTGTGAGCGTTGTTGTTGATGAGCTCTCAAGCGGTGATATCAAAGAGAAGATTGATGAACTTAAAAACCAGAATGAAAAACTTTGTGCAATGCTTTTTCAGGTAAAAGGGGATAAAGTTTTAATAGCTGCAGGTGTAAAAGGTTCAAACGCCAAGGCGGGTGAGTGGATTAAAAAAATTGCTCCGATTTTAGGAGGAGGCGGCGGCGGTCGTCCCGATTTTGCACAAGCAGGCGGAAAAGATATCTCAAAAATAGCTGAAGCAAAAGAAGAGGCTATGAAATTTATAACTGAGGTTTTATCATAA
- a CDS encoding calcium/sodium antiporter → MILFSLAIIIGFVLLVWSADRFVEGAASTAKHLGMPTLLIGILIVGFGTSAPEMVVSAIAAMEGNPALALGNALGSNIVNIALILGITAIVTPIAVHSKIVKKELPLLILIVLVTGYLLFDDALTLTEGIILLSAFFALIGWSIFAAIKGRGDTLEDEFENELQEHSMSLKQGIIWLTIGIVLLIISSRILVWGAVGIAHEFGVSDLIIGLTIVALGTSLPELAASVVAAKKGEHDIAIGNVVGSNMFNLLAVIGIATVINPMNNIAPEVLQRDWIVMLALTITLLIMAYGFKGKDGKINRVEGAILLLCYVAYNAYLGTSLSSF, encoded by the coding sequence ATGATTCTTTTTTCTTTAGCGATTATTATCGGTTTTGTACTTTTAGTTTGGAGTGCGGATAGATTTGTAGAAGGCGCAGCATCAACTGCCAAACATCTTGGAATGCCGACACTTTTAATCGGTATTTTGATAGTCGGTTTTGGAACAAGTGCACCTGAAATGGTTGTCTCTGCAATAGCGGCAATGGAGGGCAATCCTGCTCTTGCACTTGGAAACGCTCTAGGCTCCAATATAGTAAATATTGCACTTATTTTAGGAATAACAGCTATTGTAACGCCCATAGCAGTTCATTCAAAAATAGTAAAAAAAGAGCTGCCGCTTTTGATCTTAATTGTTTTGGTAACAGGATATCTGCTTTTTGACGATGCACTCACACTAACAGAAGGCATAATTCTCTTAAGTGCTTTTTTTGCTCTTATCGGATGGTCTATTTTTGCTGCAATTAAAGGCAGAGGGGATACTTTAGAAGATGAATTTGAGAATGAACTGCAAGAGCATAGCATGAGTTTAAAGCAGGGAATTATCTGGCTTACAATCGGCATTGTTTTATTGATTATAAGTTCTAGAATTCTTGTTTGGGGTGCGGTAGGTATTGCTCATGAGTTCGGAGTAAGCGATTTAATAATCGGTTTGACGATTGTAGCTCTTGGAACTTCTCTACCTGAACTTGCTGCTTCGGTTGTCGCTGCAAAAAAAGGTGAACATGATATAGCGATAGGAAATGTTGTAGGTTCAAATATGTTTAACTTACTGGCTGTTATCGGCATAGCAACTGTTATAAATCCTATGAATAATATTGCACCTGAAGTGTTACAAAGAGACTGGATAGTTATGCTAGCTCTTACTATAACTCTTTTGATTATGGCTTATGGTTTTAAAGGAAAAGATGGAAAAATAAATAGAGTTGAAGGGGCTATACTTCTACTTTGTTATGTAGCCTACAATGCCTATCTTGGCACAAGTTTAAGCAGTTTTTAG